A DNA window from Dendrosporobacter quercicolus contains the following coding sequences:
- a CDS encoding lysophospholipid acyltransferase family protein: protein MLYGIARLCSAIVCILPKRIRRLLGTLLGELCWLLVPAKRKRMAVENVRQGLLVSSGEARVIVKQSTVRFGRMLLEVLAFPAIKREVHRYIHFIGTDHLTEALSYGRGVILATAHSGNWELLGAALALNHFPLCAVAQKQTNAGMDRLINDYRALVGMHVTYKKGVREMIKMLSEGKIIGMLMDQDAGRDGVFVDFFNREASTPRGPAYLARLKEAPIIPAFITENADSTHTVILQQPIWPRVTGQREQDILATTQQLTHIIERHIRVQPAEWFWLHNRWKTTP, encoded by the coding sequence ATGTTATATGGGATTGCCAGATTATGCAGCGCGATTGTTTGTATACTGCCAAAGCGGATTAGAAGGCTGCTGGGCACGCTGCTGGGCGAGCTTTGCTGGCTGTTGGTGCCGGCCAAACGTAAAAGGATGGCTGTCGAAAATGTCAGGCAGGGCCTGTTGGTTTCGTCAGGCGAAGCTCGGGTTATTGTTAAACAGAGCACGGTGCGGTTTGGCCGGATGCTGCTGGAAGTGCTGGCCTTTCCGGCAATCAAGCGGGAGGTCCACCGGTATATCCACTTTATTGGCACAGACCATCTGACCGAAGCGCTTTCTTATGGCCGGGGCGTAATCCTGGCGACAGCGCACAGCGGGAACTGGGAGTTACTGGGGGCAGCCTTGGCGCTTAATCATTTTCCGCTGTGCGCTGTGGCGCAAAAGCAGACCAATGCTGGAATGGACCGACTGATCAACGATTACCGGGCGCTGGTGGGCATGCATGTCACCTATAAGAAAGGCGTACGGGAAATGATTAAAATGTTGTCGGAAGGAAAAATTATCGGTATGCTGATGGATCAGGACGCAGGCCGTGACGGCGTTTTCGTTGACTTCTTTAACCGGGAGGCCTCGACGCCGCGCGGGCCTGCTTATCTGGCCCGCTTGAAGGAAGCGCCGATTATTCCGGCGTTTATTACCGAAAACGCCGATAGCACTCATACCGTTATTTTACAGCAACCCATCTGGCCCCGGGTGACCGGGCAGCGTGAGCAGGACATTCTGGCTACCACTCAGCAGCTGACGCACATTATTGAACGGCATATCAGAGTCCAGCCGGCCGAGTGGTTCTGGCTGCACAACCGTTGGAAAACAACGCCCTGA